The Candidatus Methylomirabilota bacterium region GGAAGGACTTCGCCCAGTTCCTGGAGACGGCGCTGGCCGAGCGCGATCAGCGCTATCGCAAGTTCGGCGGCTCGCCCTACATGGGCGAGCCGAACGTCAAGGAGTCGGCGGGGGGCCTGCGCGACATTCACACGGCGATGTGGCTCGCCTCCACCAAGTTCGGCACCCGGACCCTCCTCGAGCTCCGCGACAAGCGCCTCATCACCGAGCGCGAGCAGAAGATGGCGGACGCCGCGCTCACATTCTTGTGGCGCGTGCGCAACGAGCTCCACTTCATTTCCGGCCACAAGAACGACGTGCTCGGCCGCGAGCTCCAGCCCCAGATCGCGAAGAACTTCGGCTATCAGGGCGACGACATGTCGCTCGCGGTGGAGAAGTTCATGCGCGACTACTACCTCCATGCCCGGGTGATCCACCGCGTGTCGAAGCGCCTGATCGCGCGCTGCCGCGAGACACTGTCGCGTCCGCGCCCGGTGCAGCGGCGCCTGCGTCAGGAGGCGCTCGCGGACGGTCTCTACGTGCTCGACGGCCAGCTCCACCTCGTGGAGCCGGATGGCCGCGCGTTCCGCGAGGACTCCACGCGGCTCATGAAGGTGTTCTGGCACTCGCATCGCCTGGGGCTCGAGCTGGGCGTGGACGTGGAGCGGGCGATGGAGGACACGCTGGACCTCGTGGACGAGAAGTTCCAGCGCTCGCCCGAGGTGCGCGATCTCTTCCTCGCCATCTGCCGCAACTGGGGACGCACCGCCCAGACTCTCCGGGAGATGCACGAGCTGGGGCTGCTTGGCCGCTATCTTCCCGAGTGGGGCGCGCTCACCTGCCTCGTGCAGTACGACGTCTACCATCGGTTCACCGCCGATCAGCACTCGCTGCTCGCGGTGGAGAACCTGGAGGCGCTGGCCCCCGGCCAGTCCACGGAGTCCGAGGGCATCGCCGAGGTGCTGAACGAGCTGGCGCGCCCCGACCTCCTGATGCTCGGCATGCTGCTCCACGACATCGGCAAGGGAAAGGGGCACGGCCACGTCGCCAAGGGCATTCCGCTCATCAAGGACCTGACGGCGCGCATCGGGCTGCCGCCGGCGGACGCCGACGCGGTGACCCTGCTCGTCGCGCATCACCTCACGCTGTCGCACATGGCGCAGCGCCGGGACATCGACGATCCCAAGACGGTGGCGTCGCTGGCCGAGGTGGTGGTCACGCCCGAGCGGCTGCGGATGCTCTACCTCCTGACGTTCGCCGACATGCGCGCGGTGGGCCCCGGCGTGATGACGGGCTGGATGGCCCGTATCCTCTGGGAGCTGTTCTCGCGGACGATGGCTCAGCTCACCGGCGGGCGGCTCGAGCGGCCCAGCCGCGAAAAGGTGGCCGAGCGGGTCGCCGAGGAGATGGGGGGTGCGCGCGGCGGCGTGGTGGCCCACCTTGCCATGATGTCGGACCGCTACCTCCTCACCACTTCCGCCCAGCGCATCGCCGCGCACCTGCGCCTGGTGGAGCGGCTGGAGGAGGACGTGGTCGCCACCGAGCTCTTCCACCACCCGGACCTGGACTCGTCCGAGCTGGTCGTGGCGACGAAGGACGTGCCCGGTCTCTTCGCGCTGATCGCGGGCACGCTGGCCGCCGAGGGCATCAACATCCTCTCCGCCCAGATCCATACCCGTGCGGACGGGATCGCGCTCGACACCTTCCAGGTCAACGACCCCTTCGGCGAGGCGGTGACGGAAGACGCCCGGTGGCGCCGCACCCTGGGCGCGCTCCGCCGCGTGCTGGTGAGCGAGCAGACCGTGGAGGACCTGCTGGCGGCGCGCCGCAGCGGCCGTCCGGCCGCGGCCGCGGTGGCCGGTCCCCCCAAGATCACCGTGGACAATCAGCTCTCGGACACCCACACCGTGGTCGAGGTGAAGTGTCCCGACCGCGTCGGCCTCCTCTACCTCATCACGCGCACCTTCCAAGCGCTGGGCCTGGACATCGGCAGCGCGCGCATCGCCACCGAGATCGAGCAGGCCTACGACACGTTCTACATCACCGATCACCAGGGCCGCCGCCTCGAGGATCCCGCTCAGATGGACCGCCTCCGCGACGCCCTCGAAGATGCTCTCCTCAAGCCGCTTTAAGGCTCCGGTTCAGCGCGCGGCCGATCCCATCGCGCGGCTTCTCCTCCGCGCGCGGGTGCGGCCGAACCACCTCACGATCGCCGGCCTCGGCGTGTCGTGTGTCGCCGCGTGGGCCTTCGCCGGCGGCTATCTCCGCACGGGCGCGGCGCTGCTCACCGTCGCGGGACTCTTCGATCTCTTCGACGGCTCGCTCGCCCGTCTCGCCGGCCAGGACACGGACTTCGGCGCGTTCCTGGATTCCGTCGTGGACCGCTACTCCGACCTGGTGGTACTGCTGGGCCTCGTCGTCTATTGCCAACGTATCGGTGAGTGGACACTCTGCCTCTTCACGATGGCCACGGTGATCGGGACCGTGATGGTCTCCTACACCAAGGCGCGGGCGCAGTCGATCGGGCTCGCCTGCGAGATCGGGCTCATGGAGCGGCCGGAGCGGCTCATCGTGCTGATCGCGGGGGCAACGTTCAACCTCATGACGCCCGCCATGGCCATCCTCGCCGTGCTCACCCACACCACGGCGCTCCAGCGCATCTTCTACACGCGGCGGGTCGCGCGAAGCATGGAGCGGACGGACACCCTCCGGTAAACTCGTAACATGTGGCGGTGGCTGCGCTCGCTCGCCCTGATCGTCGCGCTCGCCGCTCCGGCGGCGGCGTCGCAGGGGGCTGCTCCGCCTCTGGCGGCGGCCCTCGCTGCCCAGCGAGCGAGCGACTATCCGACTGCCGCGCGGCTCTTCGGCGAGGCGGCCTCGGTCCCGAACCCCATCCCCGAGTACGCCCTCTACCTCCAGGCCGACTCCCTGTCCCGCATGGGCGATCGCAGGGCCGCGGGCGTGGCCGCACAGGCGGTGGAGTTGACGGGCGAGGGGCCGTTGCTGCCCTCGGCGCTGCTGCTCGTCGCGCGCGAGGCCGCGCGCGCCGGCGACACCGGGAGCGCGATGGTGTTCTACCGCCGCTTCCTCGACCGCTACCCCGAGCACTGGGAGAGCCCCGGGGCACGGTTCGGCCTGGCCGAGCTGCTGGAGGCCACCGGGCAGGGTGAGGAGGCGCAGCGCCTCTTCCGCACCATTTGGCTCACCGCGCCCCTCTCGTTCGCCGCCAATGCGGCCCGCGATCGGGAGCTCGCGTTGATCAATCGAGGAATCCCGGCGCCGCCGGTGAGCGCGAACGAGCGCGTGGACCGCGCGGAGCGGCTGCTCGCGGGCGGCCAGGCCACGCAGGGACGGCAGGAGATGGAGGCGCTGCTCGCCGAGGGAGTCACCGGCAACCCGCAGCTCCGCGCGCTGCGCGTGGTCGCCGAGGCGTATCGGCGCACCGGCAAGCCGGACGACGCCCTCCGTACCGTGGATCGCGCCATCGCGGTCGCGCCGTTCGAGCGCCGGCCCGCCTGGCTGTTCGAGCGCGCACGCCTGCAGCAGCCGAAGAGCCCGCCCGCGGCCATCGCCACCCTCGACCGGATCGTGCGCGACCATTCCAAGAGCAGCGAGGCCAGCGACGCGCTGTTCCTGAAGGCCCAGATCCAGGAGTCGCTCAACCAGACCGCGGAGGCGGAGGTCACCTACACGCGGCTCGCCGCCGACTATCCCGACGACGACGACGCGGGCCGCGCGCAGTGGCGCCTGGGGTGGCTCGCGTGGTTCCGGCGGGACTACGACGGCGCGGCGGCCAGGTGGACGCGCCTCGCCACGCTGCCGGGCGGTGTGGCCTATCGGGAGAATGCGACCTACTGGATCGGCCGGGCGCACGAGGAGCGGGGCGATCTCGACGCGGCCACGCGCCAGTGGTCCGAGGCGGTGGTGTATCAGCCTCGCGGCTACTTCGGCATCCTCGCGACGACACGGCTCACCAAGCGCGGCCTGGCCGTGCCTGCCGCGCGCGACCCTCGCACGCCCCTGGTCCTCCCCGAGGATGGACTGGTGTCGCTGCGCGACGACCCGCGCTTCGCCAAGGCGGAGGCTCTGCGCTCGCTGGGGCTCGCGGCGTGGGCCGACGCCGAGCTGAACGACCTCGCGCACCGCTCGGCCGGCGAGGCGCGGCGGCTCTATGCCATCTCCGCCGCGTTCGCGCAGGACGCCCGGCACCATCAGGCGCTGCGCATCCTCCGCCGCGACTTCTTGCCGGTCGCGCGGGGCGGCTATGCCTGGCTGCCGCGCGCGTTCTGGGAGATGTTCTACCCGCTGGGCTGGCGCATGGAGGTCGCGGGCTCGGCGCAGCGCGCCGGCATCGACCCCTTCCTCGTCTCGGCGGTAGTGCGCGAGGAATCGTCCTACAACCCGCAGGCGCGCTCGCGGGTGGGCGCGCGGGGGCTCATGCAGCTCATGCCGGAGACGGCGCGGCCGATGGCACGGGTGCGCGGCCTCGCCTTCCAGGAGGGCGAGCTGCTGGACGACCCGGCCGCCAACATCGAGCTGGGCACGGCGTACCTGGGCGGGCTCGTCCGCGACTTCGGGGACGCGCGGCTGGCCGTGGCCGCCTACAACGCCGGCCCCGCGCGGGTGCGCGAGTGGTGGGGCGCGCGGAAGTCCGACGACCTCGAGGTGTGGGTGGAGCAGATCCCCTACAACGAGACGCGGAACTTCGTCCGCCGCGTCATGGTGGGCTGGGAGGAGTACCGCCGCCTCTACGCCGATGCGGGCAGCTCGGCGTCCGTGACGCGCTGATGGTCACGGCGGGCTACGTCCGCCGGATGCTGGCGGGGCTGCTGGATACCGTCATGGGTCTCACGCTGTGGGCCCTATGCTCGATGTGGCTCATCCTCGGCGTGTGGGCGATTCGCGGCCTGCCCCGTGACGCGCGAGGCGTGCTCCTCATCTACGCTGGCGTCCTCGGCCTCGCCGTGGGTCTGCACTTCATCTACCACGTGGTGCTGCTGGGCGGGTGCGGCCAGACCGTGGGCCGGATGGCCCTCGGCATCGCGGTGGTGCGCCGCGGCGGCGGGGCACCGGGCTACGGGCGTGCGGCGCTCCGCTCGGTGGGGAACGCCCTGGTCGTGGTGACGCTGGGGCTGGCGGCGCTCGTCGCGCTCTTCAATCGCGAGCGGCGGGACATGGCGGATCTGATGTCAGGGACGCGTGTGGTACGCCTCGGCTGACCAGAAGCGCGAGCCCGGCATCGCATCGCTCCCGTTCGGCGAGAGGGCAGGAGAGACGACGGGGCGCGGGGACTCGGCGGGAGCGGGCGGCCCCTCCCCCAGGGGGTCAGGCGCTCCTCCAGTGTCGGATGCGTGCTGAGCAATCCCGTGAGACCCTCCGTCGGCCGCGGGCTCGTCCGGTCGAGCGCGCGCAGCGCGCGGGCCATGCTGGCCTCCGGCTCGCGGTGGCCCATCGCGCTCAGGATCTCGACGGCGCGACGATCCGCCTGCAGCTCCTGATGCCGCGAGAAGGCGCGCACGGCGAGGGGATTCACGATGAGGTCGAGCAGGCCCACCCCCGGCGCGACTACGCCCAGCAGAGTGAAGCCGGCGAAGATGCTCAGCGAGAGCCGGCGGCGATCGCCGATGTGCCCGAGCACTTCGTGGGCTACCTCGTGGGCCACCACGGCCTCGATCACCTCCGTCGGCTGCTTCATGAGCCCGTCGGTGAAGTAGAACACCGCCTCCTCGTCGCTGTAGGCGGCGGCGGCGCGGCTCTGTACGAACGCGAAGCTGTAGCGCTCAGGATCGTCGCCCGCCGCCACCGCGGCGCGGTAAAGAATATCGGACACGCGTACGGTCGCGGAGCTGGTGGGAGACGGGAAGTACGCGCCCTTGGGCGAGCTGGCGCAGCCCGTCAGGAGCGCGGCCGCCATCAGCGCGGCAAGGGCGCGAACCCGCGCCGGTCTTGGCATGTTCAGATGGTAGGGGGCACCTCCCTGGCCTGCGGAGGAAATTCGGGAGCCTTTGGTGCGCCCAAGGGGTTGATATCTCGGGGCTCCCTCGACCCCCGCGGTGGTGGACGAGGCGCGGCTTCATTTGACATTCCGGTGACATCGGCCCGGTGACGGGCTGGTAGACTGAGGCCATATGCTGATCAAGCACGGCGATCGCTTCAAGAGCTCGGAGATCACCCCGCGGGCGCTCTATCTCGACCGGCGGAGCTTCATCACGGGCAGCCTCATCACGGGGGCGGCGGCGCTGGCCCTGATGCCGCGCGATGCGCGGGCGGCCGCGCCCCCGGCCAAGGGGCAGCCGCTGGCCGCCCAGAAGAACGCGCCGATGAGCCTCACCGAGGCCCAGACCCCGTTCAAGGACGCCACCACCTACAACAATTTCTACGAGTTCGGCACCGACAAGGAGGACCCGTCGCAGAACGCCCACACCCTGCGCACGCGCCCCTGGTCGGTGAAGGTGGAAGGCCTCTGCGCCAAGCCGCGCAGCTTCGACATCGACGAGCTCCTGAAGCTGGCTCCGCTCGAGGAGCGGGTCTACGGCCTCCGCTGCGTGGAGGCCTGGTCCATGGTGATCCCATGGATCGGCTACTCGCTCTCCGCGCTGCTGAAGAAGGTCGAGCCCACCAGCCAGGCCAAGTTCGTCGAGTTCATCACGCTGCTCGATCCCGAGCAGATGCCCGGGCAGAAGAAGGGCCTCTTCGGCTGGAGCGGGCTGGACTGGCCCTATGTCGAGGGTCTGCGGCTCGATGAGGCCATGCATCCCCTCACCATGCTCACCGTCGGCATGTACGGTCAGGTGCTGCCGAACCAGAACGGGGCTCCCGTGCGCGTGGTGATTCCCTGGAAATACGGGTTCAAGAGCGGCAAGAGCATCGTGCGGATCCGGCTCGCGAGCGAGCAGCCGAAGACGACGTGGGAGAAAGCGGCGCCGTCCGAGTACGGCTTCTACTCGAACGTGAATCCCGCGGTCGATCACCCGCGCTGGAGCCAGGCGACCGAGCGACGCATCGGCGAGTTCCGCCGCCGGAAGACGCTGCCGTTCAACGGCTACGGCGATCAGGTCGCGTCGCTCTACGCGGGCATGGACCTGAAGAAGTTCTACTAGGCCGCGGCCTCCGATGACGCGCCGGGGCCGGACGGCGCTCAAGGTCTTCGTGTGGGCGGCGTGCCTCGCCCCGCTGGCCTGGCTCGGCCAGCGGGCCTGGGTCGGCGATCTCGGCGCCAACCCCATCAGCTTCATGACCAACACGCTCGGCGACTGGACCTTCCGCATCCTGCTCGCGAGCCTGGCGGTGACGCCGCTGCGCATCGTGAGCGGCTGGTCGTGGCCCATTACGCTGCGCCGCCTGCTGGGCCTTTTCGCGTTCTTCTACGCCTCGCTCCACTTCGGCGTGTGGCTCGTGCTCGATCACTACTTCGACTGGCACGAGATGGGCGCGGACATCGTGAAGCGACCCTTCATCACGGTGGGGATGGCGGCGCTGACGCTGCTGATCCCGCTCGCCCTTACCTCGACGAGCGGAATGATCAAGAGGATGGGCGGTGTGGCGTGGCGGCGGGTCCACAGCCTGGTCTACCTGGTCGGCGTCCTCGCCGCCCTCCACTACCTCTGGCTGGCGAAGAAGTCGGTGACCGGCCCCTACTACTACATCACCGTACTGGTGATCCTGCTCGGGATCCGGCTGGCGGACTGGGCCCGCCGGCGCCTGACCGCCCGCGCGCGGGTGCGGGCGGCCTCGGGCGCCTAGGCGGACGCGGGAGCGGGGGCCGACTCCACTTCCTTCACGCGGAGCTTCCACATGAAGTCCTGGTAGCTCGTGTCGGCCAGCGTCTTGTCGAAGAACTCGCGGTAGCTTCCGACCAGGCTCCGGCGGTCGACGAGCACGTCGTGGACCTGCCACTTGCTGTGGCCGGCGGGGGCGAGCTGATACTCGAGCAGCACCTGGCCCTGGCGCTCGAGCAACACGGTCGAGCGAACGGTGGCGCGGGTGCCGTCAACCGTCACGCCCGTATAGTTGATGCGCTTGCCCGTGCGGATCGTGCGCAGCCAGGCACGCCCCAGCATGCTGGTGAAGATCCGGGTGAACTCGTCACGCTCCTGCGGGGTGCGGGCCACCCAGTGCCGGCCCAGGCTCTTCTTGGCCATCTCCCGGACGTCGAACAGGAAGAAGGCGACACGGGCGATCTCCGCGGCGCTGGGCGCGCGGTCGCCCCGGGCCTTGACGGCCTTATCGCCCAGCAGCTCCTCCACGGCCTTTTGGATCACCTCGGCGGGCTCCGCCCGACGGATCTCCAGGACCACCTTGGCTGGCCGGCTCACGGTGAAGAGCGGCGCAAAGAGGACGGCTCGGGTCAACGCGGCGATGTTCCGGCCCATTCGCAAAACCTCCCGGGTCGAGTTCGCTGCCTGTTGCGTCGGGCGACCCATTGGCGGCCCGTGTCAACAAAGCCGGCGCGGTGGGTTGCCCCGCCTGGCCGGCCATTGAATCCCTGTCGGGAGGCCCTGCGTGTCAGGTGCTGCGTACGCCGGCCATCAGGGGAGCAACCGGGGTGCCACGGGCCCTGCCCCTGGCCAGGACGACCTAAGTCATGTAGATCAGGGGGTTATGGGACCCAATGGGAGGGGGTCTTCCGACCGCGCCGAAACGGCTCGTCAAGGATCGGACGTCACCCGAGGCGATCTCAACGTGTGCTGGGGGTGACGGCGTGTCCGATAGCGTGACAGGGGTTTGGTAGGCCTTCCAGGGGCTTCCGGCCGGCGGGACGTTCGCATATACTCTCCCAACCCTCGCGCCCGAAGCACGCCTGAGGCGCATAGGGCACAGTGAGCCACGACCAACCGTGATCTGTGACGTGAGGCATCGTTGCCAATCCTGAAGGTCCGCCAGCTGGGCGTGCGCTTCGGCGGCATCATCGCGCTGGACGATGTTTCCTTCGACATCGAGTCCCGCCAGATCGTGGGCCTGATCGGCCCGAATGGGGCCGGCAAGACCACCCTCTTCAATTGTCTGAGCCGGCTCTACGAGCCCTCGACGGGGACCATCGCCTTCGAGGATCGCAACCTGCTCGCGGTGGAGCCGCACGACATCGCCGGGCTGGGTATCGGCCGTACCTTCCAGAACCTGGCGCTGTTCGGGACGATGTCGGTACTGGACAACGTGATGGTGGGCGCCCACTCCCGCACGAGCAGCGGCTTCCTCGCCTGCGCGCTTCGCGTCCCCAGCGTGGGCCGCGAGGAGACGGCCCAGCGCGAGGCCGCCCTCGAGGCCATCCGCTTCATGAGCCTCGAGCCGGTGGCGCATCTGCCGGCGGCGGGGCTGCCCTTCGCCACGCTCAAGCGCGTCGAGGCGGCGCGCGCGCTGGCCGCGAAGCCCAAGCTGCTGCTCATGGACGAGCCGGCGGGTGGGCTCAATCACGAGGAGGTCTCGACCCTGGTCGGGCTGATCCGGACGATCCGCGATCGGCTCGGGATCACCATCCTCCTTGTCGAGCACCACATGAGCCTGGTCATGGAGGTCTCCGACAAGGTCGTGGTGCTGGACTTTGGCAAGCGCATCGCCGAGGGCACGCCGGCCGAGGTGCAGCGCAACCCCGACGTCATCAAGGCCTATCTTGGAGAGTAGGGTGGGCGCCATCCTCGAGGTCGAGAAGCTCGAAGCCTTCTACGGGCGTACGCAGGCGCTGCACGGCGTGAGCTTCGCGATGCAGGAGGGAGGCATCACCACCGTGCTGGGCGCCAACGGGGCGGGGAAGACCACGACCCTCCGCGCCATCTCCGCCATGGTGAAGACCCGCGGGTCCGTCCGCTTCGGCGGGACCCCGATCGAAGCCAAGGCCACCGAGCAGATCGTGGCCATGGGCATCGCGCACGTGCCGGAGGGCCGCGGGACTTTCATCGACCTCACGGTGGAGGAGAACCTCCGCGTGGGCATGTACGCGCGCCGGGACAAGCGGAACGCCGCGCGCGACATGGAGCGGGTGTTCGAGTTCTTCCCGATCCTGCGCCAACGCCGGAAGCAGCACGCGGGCACGCTGTCCGGCGGCGAGCAGCAGATGCTGGCGGTGGCGCGCGCCCTCATGCTGGAGCCGCGGCTCCTCCTCCTGGACGAGCCCTCGCTGGGCCTGGCCCCGCTGGTGGTGCGCGAGATCTTCCGCATCCTGCGCCTCATCAACCAGGAGTCGCGCGTGAGCATCCTGCTCGTGGAGCAGAACGCCTCGCTCGCCCTCGATCTCGCCGACCACGTGTTCCTCCTCGAGACCGGCCGCGTCGTGCTCTCGGGCACCTCCGACGTCCTCAAGAAGGACGACGCGATCCGCCGCTCCTATTTGGGGTACTGACCAGCATGGACATCTTCGTTCAGCAGGTGATGTCGGGGCTCGCCACGGGCGGGATCTACGCGAGCCTGGCCCTGGCGCTCGTGATGATCTATCAGGCCACCGACGTGGTGAACTTCGCCCAGGGCGAGATGGCCATGTTCGCTACCTACCTCGCGTGGACGTTCATGAACGCCGGCGTGTCGTACTGGACCGCCTTTATCCTGACCCTCGCCATCGCCTTCGTGGGCGGCGTGGTCATCCAGCGTGTGGTCATCCGGCCAGTCGAGAGCAAGCCCATCCTCACCATCGTGATCGTGACGCTGGGCCTGCTCGTCATCCTCAACAGCATGGCCGGCTGGATCTGGACCTACCTGCAGAAACCATTCCCGTCGCCCTTCCCCCGCGAGCCCATCCGGATGGGGACGGTGGTGCTCGGCACCCACGACATGGGCGAGATCGTCGTCACCCTCGTCATGCTGGCGCTCCTCTTCGCGTTCTTCCGCTTCACGCCGCTGGGGCTGGCCATGCGGGCGGCTGCGCAGAACCCGCTGTCGAGCCGGCTCGCGGGGATCCGCGTGAGCTGGATGCTCGCGCTGGGCTGGGGGCTGGCCGCGACGTTCGGCGCGGTGGCAGGTATCATGGTCGCACCGATCCTCACCCTGGATCCGAACATGATGGGCGGCATTCAGATCTACGCGTTCGCCGCGGCGACCCTGGGCGGCTTCGGCAGCCCGGTGGGCGCGGTGGTGGGCGGCTTTCTCGTGGGTGTGGTGGAGAACCTCGTCGGCACCTATGTGTCCTTCATCGGCACCGAGCTCAAGCTCACGGTGGCGCTGGCCATGATCATCGTGGTGCTGCTGGTCAAGCCGAGCGGCCTCTTCGGCCGCACGCACGTGCGACGAGTCTAGGCGCATGAATCGGCGCGCGAGCGTGATCCTGGCGGTGGTGGTGATCGTGTTCGCCTACTCGCTGCCCATCTACATGAGCGGCTTCCGCCTTTTCCAGTTCACCCAGGTGTGCATCTACGCCATCGCGCTGATGGGGCTGAACCTCCTCACCGGCTACAACGGGCAATTCTCGCTGGGGCACGGCGCGTTCTATGCCATCGGCGCCTACATCTCGGCGATCATGATGGACCAGTGGGCCATCGCATACGGGTGGACCATCCCGGTGGCGGGCGTGCTCTGCTTGATCGTCGGCTTCCTCTTCGGCCGGCCCGCGCTGCGCCTCGAGGGGCTCTACCTCGCGCTCGCCACGTTCTCGCTGGCCCTCGCGGTGCCGCAGATCCTCAAGTACTTCGAGCACTGGACGGGCGGCTCGCAGGGCATCGTGCTCACCAAGCCCAAGGCGCCCTGGGGGCTCAAGATCAGCGAGGATCAGTGGCTCTACCTCGTGACCCTGACCGTGACCGTGCTCATGTTCGTCCTCGCCGCCAATCTCGTGCGGAGCCGCGTGGGCCGGGCGATGATCGCGATCCGCGACAACCACATCGCCGCCGAGACCATGGGCGTGGACAGCGCGCTCTACAAGTCGCTCACCTTCGGGGTGAGCGCGGCCTACACG contains the following coding sequences:
- the glnD gene encoding [protein-PII] uridylyltransferase → MSAELFRQLRRVEAQAEKGFNGEPAERAERKRRLRLELLRQHLSSNVNFLRAAHLGGASGQQSVQAYASFMDGFLVTLFRLAVDDARHEGAAPMPIVLVALGGYGRGELHPLSDLDLLLLYDGEMGPYVQRVTQGLLYTLWDLGLQVGHAVRSLPDCVAMARTDFTSRTSMQQARYLAGDRRFFNRFRKVLAENVYRKDFAQFLETALAERDQRYRKFGGSPYMGEPNVKESAGGLRDIHTAMWLASTKFGTRTLLELRDKRLITEREQKMADAALTFLWRVRNELHFISGHKNDVLGRELQPQIAKNFGYQGDDMSLAVEKFMRDYYLHARVIHRVSKRLIARCRETLSRPRPVQRRLRQEALADGLYVLDGQLHLVEPDGRAFREDSTRLMKVFWHSHRLGLELGVDVERAMEDTLDLVDEKFQRSPEVRDLFLAICRNWGRTAQTLREMHELGLLGRYLPEWGALTCLVQYDVYHRFTADQHSLLAVENLEALAPGQSTESEGIAEVLNELARPDLLMLGMLLHDIGKGKGHGHVAKGIPLIKDLTARIGLPPADADAVTLLVAHHLTLSHMAQRRDIDDPKTVASLAEVVVTPERLRMLYLLTFADMRAVGPGVMTGWMARILWELFSRTMAQLTGGRLERPSREKVAERVAEEMGGARGGVVAHLAMMSDRYLLTTSAQRIAAHLRLVERLEEDVVATELFHHPDLDSSELVVATKDVPGLFALIAGTLAAEGINILSAQIHTRADGIALDTFQVNDPFGEAVTEDARWRRTLGALRRVLVSEQTVEDLLAARRSGRPAAAAVAGPPKITVDNQLSDTHTVVEVKCPDRVGLLYLITRTFQALGLDIGSARIATEIEQAYDTFYITDHQGRRLEDPAQMDRLRDALEDALLKPL
- a CDS encoding CDP-alcohol phosphatidyltransferase family protein; translated protein: MLSSSRFKAPVQRAADPIARLLLRARVRPNHLTIAGLGVSCVAAWAFAGGYLRTGAALLTVAGLFDLFDGSLARLAGQDTDFGAFLDSVVDRYSDLVVLLGLVVYCQRIGEWTLCLFTMATVIGTVMVSYTKARAQSIGLACEIGLMERPERLIVLIAGATFNLMTPAMAILAVLTHTTALQRIFYTRRVARSMERTDTLR
- a CDS encoding transglycosylase SLT domain-containing protein, whose product is MWRWLRSLALIVALAAPAAASQGAAPPLAAALAAQRASDYPTAARLFGEAASVPNPIPEYALYLQADSLSRMGDRRAAGVAAQAVELTGEGPLLPSALLLVAREAARAGDTGSAMVFYRRFLDRYPEHWESPGARFGLAELLEATGQGEEAQRLFRTIWLTAPLSFAANAARDRELALINRGIPAPPVSANERVDRAERLLAGGQATQGRQEMEALLAEGVTGNPQLRALRVVAEAYRRTGKPDDALRTVDRAIAVAPFERRPAWLFERARLQQPKSPPAAIATLDRIVRDHSKSSEASDALFLKAQIQESLNQTAEAEVTYTRLAADYPDDDDAGRAQWRLGWLAWFRRDYDGAAARWTRLATLPGGVAYRENATYWIGRAHEERGDLDAATRQWSEAVVYQPRGYFGILATTRLTKRGLAVPAARDPRTPLVLPEDGLVSLRDDPRFAKAEALRSLGLAAWADAELNDLAHRSAGEARRLYAISAAFAQDARHHQALRILRRDFLPVARGGYAWLPRAFWEMFYPLGWRMEVAGSAQRAGIDPFLVSAVVREESSYNPQARSRVGARGLMQLMPETARPMARVRGLAFQEGELLDDPAANIELGTAYLGGLVRDFGDARLAVAAYNAGPARVREWWGARKSDDLEVWVEQIPYNETRNFVRRVMVGWEEYRRLYADAGSSASVTR
- a CDS encoding RDD family protein; the protein is MVTAGYVRRMLAGLLDTVMGLTLWALCSMWLILGVWAIRGLPRDARGVLLIYAGVLGLAVGLHFIYHVVLLGGCGQTVGRMALGIAVVRRGGGAPGYGRAALRSVGNALVVVTLGLAALVALFNRERRDMADLMSGTRVVRLG
- the msrP gene encoding protein-methionine-sulfoxide reductase catalytic subunit MsrP, coding for MLIKHGDRFKSSEITPRALYLDRRSFITGSLITGAAALALMPRDARAAAPPAKGQPLAAQKNAPMSLTEAQTPFKDATTYNNFYEFGTDKEDPSQNAHTLRTRPWSVKVEGLCAKPRSFDIDELLKLAPLEERVYGLRCVEAWSMVIPWIGYSLSALLKKVEPTSQAKFVEFITLLDPEQMPGQKKGLFGWSGLDWPYVEGLRLDEAMHPLTMLTVGMYGQVLPNQNGAPVRVVIPWKYGFKSGKSIVRIRLASEQPKTTWEKAAPSEYGFYSNVNPAVDHPRWSQATERRIGEFRRRKTLPFNGYGDQVASLYAGMDLKKFY
- a CDS encoding protein-methionine-sulfoxide reductase heme-binding subunit MsrQ, giving the protein MTRRGRTALKVFVWAACLAPLAWLGQRAWVGDLGANPISFMTNTLGDWTFRILLASLAVTPLRIVSGWSWPITLRRLLGLFAFFYASLHFGVWLVLDHYFDWHEMGADIVKRPFITVGMAALTLLIPLALTSTSGMIKRMGGVAWRRVHSLVYLVGVLAALHYLWLAKKSVTGPYYYITVLVILLGIRLADWARRRLTARARVRAASGA
- a CDS encoding ABC transporter substrate-binding protein, whose amino-acid sequence is MGRNIAALTRAVLFAPLFTVSRPAKVVLEIRRAEPAEVIQKAVEELLGDKAVKARGDRAPSAAEIARVAFFLFDVREMAKKSLGRHWVARTPQERDEFTRIFTSMLGRAWLRTIRTGKRINYTGVTVDGTRATVRSTVLLERQGQVLLEYQLAPAGHSKWQVHDVLVDRRSLVGSYREFFDKTLADTSYQDFMWKLRVKEVESAPAPASA
- a CDS encoding ABC transporter ATP-binding protein; the protein is MPILKVRQLGVRFGGIIALDDVSFDIESRQIVGLIGPNGAGKTTLFNCLSRLYEPSTGTIAFEDRNLLAVEPHDIAGLGIGRTFQNLALFGTMSVLDNVMVGAHSRTSSGFLACALRVPSVGREETAQREAALEAIRFMSLEPVAHLPAAGLPFATLKRVEAARALAAKPKLLLMDEPAGGLNHEEVSTLVGLIRTIRDRLGITILLVEHHMSLVMEVSDKVVVLDFGKRIAEGTPAEVQRNPDVIKAYLGE
- a CDS encoding ABC transporter ATP-binding protein, whose protein sequence is MGAILEVEKLEAFYGRTQALHGVSFAMQEGGITTVLGANGAGKTTTLRAISAMVKTRGSVRFGGTPIEAKATEQIVAMGIAHVPEGRGTFIDLTVEENLRVGMYARRDKRNAARDMERVFEFFPILRQRRKQHAGTLSGGEQQMLAVARALMLEPRLLLLDEPSLGLAPLVVREIFRILRLINQESRVSILLVEQNASLALDLADHVFLLETGRVVLSGTSDVLKKDDAIRRSYLGY